One part of the Sneathia vaginalis genome encodes these proteins:
- the rdgB gene encoding RdgB/HAM1 family non-canonical purine NTP pyrophosphatase, with translation MIDIVLATSNKGKVKEFNEMANKHGINFVSIKMPDVDENGSTFEENSLIKAKEALKVSNGLAVVSDDSGLCIDCLDGKPGIHTARFRNDLLTYEERGKALIELVNEKNTTRDAKFVCVITLIKPDGTYYHFSGETKGQITRECMGKNGHGYDPIFFSSDLHMTFGLASLQEKDRVSHRKRAFDKLIKWLTENELY, from the coding sequence TACTTGCTACTAGTAATAAGGGTAAGGTAAAAGAGTTTAATGAAATGGCAAATAAGCATGGTATAAATTTTGTTAGTATAAAAATGCCAGATGTAGATGAAAATGGAAGTACTTTTGAAGAAAATTCATTAATTAAGGCAAAAGAAGCACTGAAAGTAAGTAATGGATTAGCTGTTGTTTCAGATGATTCAGGACTTTGTATAGATTGTTTAGACGGAAAGCCTGGAATACATACAGCAAGATTTAGAAATGACCTTTTGACTTATGAAGAAAGAGGTAAGGCATTAATAGAATTAGTGAATGAAAAAAATACAACTAGAGATGCAAAATTCGTTTGTGTTATAACCCTAATAAAACCAGATGGGACATACTACCATTTTAGTGGAGAAACTAAGGGGCAAATTACAAGAGAATGCATGGGTAAAAATGGTCATGGCTATGACCCGATATTTTTCAGTTCTGATCTACATATGACATTTGGTTTAGCTAGTCTACAAGAAAAAGATAGAGTAAGCCATAGAAAAAGAGCATTTGATAAATTAATTAAGTGGTTGACTGAAAATGAATTATACTAA